A stretch of DNA from Cellulomonas fengjieae:
GGCCGGGCGGCTCGCCGCACCGTCGAAGAGGCCCGGGAGCGGCTCGCGGCGGCCCTGGGCGCCCGGCCGAGCGAGGTCGTCTGGACCTCGGGCGGGACGGAGGCGGACAACCTCGCCGTCAAGGGCATGTTCTGGTCCCGGCGCAGCCAGGACCCCCGTCGACGCCGCCTGCTGGTCTCCGCCGTCGAGCACCACGCGGTGCTCGACCCGGCGTTCTGGATGGCCGAGCACGCCGGTGCCGAGCTGGTTCTCCTCCCGGTCGACGCGGACGGGGTGCTCCAGGTCGACGCGCTGCGTGAGGAGCTCGAGCGCCACGGCGAGCAGGCCGCACTGATCTCGGTCATGTGGGCGAACAACGAGATGGGCGCCCTGCAGCCGCTCGGCGACGTGGTCGAGCTCGCGCGCCGGTACGGGGTGCCCGTGCACGCCGACGCCGTGCAGGCCGCGGGGCAGGTCCCCGTCGACTTCGGGGCGTCGGGGCTCGACGCGATGACCGTCACCGGCCACAAGGTCGGCGGTCCGGGCGGTGTGGGTGCGCTGTTGGCCCGCCGCGGGCTGGACCTCACGCCGGTGCTGCACGGCGGCGGGCAGGAGCGCGGCGTGCGGTCCGGCACGCTCGACGCGCCGCTGATCGCGTCGTTCAGCGTCGCGGTGGACCTGGCCGTGGCGGAGCAGCCCGCGTTCGCGGCCCGGGTCGGTGCCTTGCGCGACGCCCTCGTCGAGGGCGTCGAGGCGCTGGTGCCCGACGCCGTGCTGCGCGGGCCGCGCACCACGGCCGCGCGGCTGCCGGCCAACGCGCACCTCACCTTCCCCGGCTGCGAGGGCGACTCGCTGCTGTACCTGCTCGACTCCGCGGGCATCGAGGCGTCGACGGGGTCGGCGTGCCAGGCGGGCGTCCCCCGGCCGAGCCACGTGCTGCTGGCGATGGGTGTCGACGAGGTGGCCGCGCGCGGAGCGCTGCGGTTCAGCCTGGGGCACCCGTCGACGACGGACGACGTCGAGGCGCTGCTCGCGGTGCTGCCCGGAGTCGTCGACCGCGCCCGCGCGGCGGGTCTCGCCACCGTCGGGTCGGTGTCCTGATGCGCGTGCTGGCAGCCCTCTCCGGAGGGGTGGACTCCGCCGTGGCGGCGGCCCGCGCGGTCGATGCAGGGCACGACGTGGTCGGGGTGCACATGGCCCTGTCCCGCACGCGGGAGCAGTTCCGCACGGGATCGCGCGGGTGCTGCTCGATCGAGGACGCGGGGGACGCGCGCCGCGCGGCCGACGTGCTCGGCATCCCGTACTACGTGTGGGACCTCTCGGAGCGCTTCGAGGAGACGGTGGTCGCCGACTTCGTCGCGGAGTACGAGGCGGGCCGCACACCGAACCCGTGCGTCCGGTGCAACGAGCACATCAAGTTCGCCACGCTCCTGGACAAGGCAGTCGCCCTCGGCTTCGACGCCGTCTGCACGGGCCACTACGCCCGCATCGAGACCCGTGCGGACGGCACGCGCGAGCTGCACCGCGCGCACGACCCCGCCAAGGACCAGTCCTACGTGCTCGCGGTGATGGGACCGGAGCGCCTGGCGCGCTCGATGTTCCCCCTGGGCGACGTCGCGTCCAAGGAGCAGACGCGCGCCGAGGCCGCCGCTCGCGGCCTGTCGGTGTCGGCCAAGCCGGACTCCTACGACATCTGCTTCGTCGCCGACGGCGACACCCAGGGCTTCCTGCGCGCGCGCCTGGGCTCGCAGCCCGGTGAGATCGTCGACGCCTCCGGTGCCGTGCTCGGCCAGCACGACGGCGCGTACGCGTTCACCGTCGGGCAGCGCAAGGGCCTGTCGATCGGGCGGCCGGCACCCGACGGTCGTCCGCGGTACGTGCTGTCGGTCGAGCCGGTGCAGAACCGGGTGGTCGTCGGCTCCGCCGAGGACCTCGCGGTGCACAGCGTCGTGGCGGACCGCGCCGTCTGGTTCGCAGGCCCGGAGGCGCAGTTCGCGTGCGCGGTGCAGGTCCGCGCGCACGGAGCCGCGGTGCCGGCGCACGCGACCGTCCGTGACGGCGTGGTCGAGGTCGTCCTCGACTCGCCGGGGGACCTGCGGGGCGTCGCGCCCGGCCAGTCCGCCGTGCTCTACGACGGCACGCGCGTCCTGGGCCAGGCCACCGTGACCGCTGCGCAGCGCGCCGCCATCGGCGCCGCCCGGTGACCGGGGCGCGGCCGGGCGTCACGGGCAGCGGACCCTGGCCCGGGCTGGACGTGCTGGAGGCGCAGACGGTCGTGGTCGGCGACCTCGTCGACGTCCCGTCCGAGGTGGCCGGCCTGCCGTTCACCGTGACCCTCGCCGAGCGCGGACCGTGGAGCGACCGTGTCGGGCGGACGTCGTCGCTCCTCGCCGAGCTGCCGACCGAGCTGGGGCCGCACGGCTGGAAGCTCGCCGACCGGCCGAGTCGCGACCTCGCACGGGCGCACGCGTACCTGCGGGAGGACGTCGACGCGCTCGCGGTCGCCGCGCACGGGTGGGACGGGCCGTTGGTGGTCCCCGTGCTGGGCCCGCTGACGCTCGCCGCCTCGCTCTACCTGGCCCGCGGCGACAAGGTGGTGTCCGACGCGGGGGCGGTCCGCGAGCTCGCCGCGTCCCTGGCCGCCGGCTTCGCCGAGCACCTGGCCACGATCCGCCGGTCGGTCCCCGGGGCGCAGCCCACCGTGCTGCTGCACGAGCCCCTGCTGGCACAGGTCATGGCCGGGGTGCTGCCGTCGTTCTCGGGGTACTCCGCGCTGCGCTCGGTGCCCGGACCGGTGGCCGCCGAGCGGATCCGGGAGGTCGCCGCAGGCATCCGCTCGGTCGAGGGTGCGCGGGTCGTCGTGCACGGCGGGACGGCGTGGACCTCGCTCGGCGCGATCCGGGCGGCGGGCGTGGACGGGTTCGCGCTCGCGGTCCCCGCCCTCGACGAGCGGAGCTGGGAGAAGGTGGCGGAGGCCGTCGAGGGCGGCCTCGCCTTCTGGCCGGAGCTGGCCCCTCAGGCGTCGTCGCAGTGCGCCGGCCCGGACGTGGTGGGCCAGGCCGATACGCTCACCCGGCCGTGGCGGTCCGTCGGGCTGCCGATGACGAGCCTGCGCGACGTCGTGCTCGTCGCGGGGCCCGTCGCCGGGAGCAGCCCGGACGACGCCCGGGGCGTGCTGGCCGGGCTGGTCCGGGCCGCGCGGATCGTGGCCGAACGAGCGGAGGCATGACCGTGGTGGGTGCACCTGCACAGCCGAGCGTGAAGCGCGCCCTGGCGCTCCTGGTGGCCTCCGGGGCCGCGATCGTCGGGATGGTGCTGCTCGTCGTCTGCTACACCGGCATCGGCGTGGCCACGCTGACGTCCGCGACCGATGACATGCACCCCTGCGTGGCGGCGTACTCCGCCGGGACCGACTCCGCGACGGTGCGGTACACCGTGGTCCCGCCGCAGGCGGTCTGCACGTGGGACGTGGCCGGGGAGCCGACCGAGGTGGTCGTGGCGTCCGCGTCCACCGCGCTGTTCGCCACCGCCGCGGTGCTGGTGGTGGGCGGGGTGCTGGTGTGCGCCGGGCTGCTGGTCTCCCAGCGCCGCAGCCCTCGGCCCTGAGCGCGGGCCGTTCGCGCTCGTCCCGCGTGGGCGCCGTGACCGGTGTGGGCGGGGGGCGCGATGATGTGACGGTGAGCAACCAGATCGACGACCCCGCCGCCGCGCACGAGATCCCCGCGGACGCGCGGCACCGCTGGGCCGAGCTGGCCGCCCTCATCGAGGCCGACCAGTTCGCGTACTACATCCGCGACGCCCCCGTCTCCTCGGACAAGGAGTACGACGAGCGGCTGCGCGAGCTGCAGGCGCTGGAGGACGAGCACCCCGGCCTGCGGACCCCCGACTCACCGACGCAGCGGGTGGGCGGCACGTTCTCCACCGAGTTCGCCCCCGTGCAGCACGTGGAGCGGATGCTCTCGCTGGACAACGCGTTCTCCGACGAGGACCTGGCCACGTGGGTGGGTCGCGTGCACCGCGACCTCGAGTCGGACGCCACCATCCACTACCTGTGCGAGCTCAAGATCGACGGCCTGGCCGTCGCGCTGCTGTACGAGAAGGGTCGCTTGGTGCGCGCCGCGACCCGCGGGGACGGACGGACGGGGGAGGACGTCACGCTCAACGTCCGCACCATCTCGACCATCCCCGACGTGCTGGCCGGGGACCCGGCCACCCACCCCGAGCGCATCGAGATCCGCGGCGAGGTCTTCCTGCCGGTCACGGCGTTCGCCGAGCTCAACGCGGCACAGGTCGAGGCGGGCAAGAGCCCGTTCGCCAACCCCCGCAACGCCGCCGCGGGCTCGCTGCGCCAGAAGGACCCGCGTATCACGGCCTCGCGTGACCTGCGGATGTACGCGCACGGCATCGGCGCGCTCGTGTGGGGCGCGGGCCGAGGGACGGGGATCGAGCGGCAGTCGCAGGTCTACGACCTGCTGGCAGGCTGGGGCGTGCCGGTCTCCGGGCACACGCGGGTCGTCGACGGGCTCGACGGCGTGCGGGAGATGATCGCGTACTACGGGGAGCACCGGCACGACGTCGAGCACGAGATCGACGGCATCGTCACCAAGGTGGACGAGATCGCGCTGCAGCGCCGGCTCGGGTCCACCAGCCGCGCGCCGCGCTGGGCGATCGCGTACAAGTACCCGCCCGAGGAGGTGAACACCAAGCTCCTCGACATCCGTGTCAACGTCGGCCGCACCGGCCGGGTCACCCCCTACGGCGTGATGGAGCCGGTATTCGTCTCGGGCTCGACCGTCGAGATGGCGACGCTGCACAACGCGAGCGAGGTGGCGCGCAAGGGCGTGCTCATCGGCGACACGGTGGTGCTGCGCAAGGCGGGCGACGTCATCCCGGAGATCGTCGGTCCGGTGGTGGACCTGCGCGACGGCACCGAGCGCGCGTTCGTGATGCCCACCGAGTGCCCCTCGTGCGGCACGCCGCTGGCGCCCGCCAAGGAGGGTGACGTCGACATCCGCTGCCCCAACCAGCGGTCCTGCCCGTCGCAGCTGCGCGAACGGCTGTTCCACGTCGCGTCGCGCGGGGCGTTCGACATCGAGGCGCTCGGCTGGGAGGCGGCCAGCGCCCTGCTGGCCGCGGGTGTCGTGACGGACGAGGGCGACCTGTTCGCGCTCGACGCCGACGCGCTGCGCAACGTCCCGCTGTTCACCCTGTCCGCCCGGTCGAAGGTCGCGGGCGTGGTCCGCGAGGCGGGCGACCTCAACGCGACGGGAGTCGCTCTCCTGGGCAACCTGGAGAAGGCCAAGGAGGCGGCGCTCTGGCGCGTGATCGTCGCGCTGTCCATCCGGCACGTCGGCCCGACCGCGGCGCGCGCGCTCGCCCAGCACTTCGCGTCCATCCCCGCGATCGCGGTGGCGACCGAGGAGGAGATCGGTGCGGCCGAGGGCGTCGGTCCGACGATCGCGGGCGCGGTCCGAGCCTGGTTCGACCAGCCCGGCGAGGACGACAAGTGGCACGCGGCGATCGTCGAGAAGTGGGCCGCGGCGGGCGTGCGGATGAGCGAGGAGCGCGACGAGTCCGCGCCGCGCACGCTCGAAGGGCTCACCGTGGTGGTCACCGGCGGCCTCGAGCGGTTCAGTCGCGACGGCGCGAAGGAGGCGATCCTGGCCCGCGGCGGCAAGTCGGCGGGCAGCGTCTCCAAGAAGACCGACTACGTGGTGGTCGGCGAGAACGCGGGGTCCAAGGAGGCCAAGGCCCGCGAGCTCGGGCTGCCGATCCTGGACGAGGCCGGGTTCGAGCGGCTGCTCGCCGAGGGGCCGGCGGCGTTCGGCGGCCCCGTGCCGGACGGCGAGGCACCGGCGGACGACAGTGCCTGACGTGTGGGTGCCCGACGTGACTGTGCCCGACGTGACTGTGCCCGACGTTCCGGTGCCTGACGTGACGGTGAACGCGGGGACCCGGAGCCCGGCGTGAGCGGTGCCGTGGTGCGGGTGGCGAGCGGCACGCAGGTGGCCGACGCCGGGGCGCTGACCGCGCGGGCGTACCTGGCGGACC
This window harbors:
- a CDS encoding cysteine desulfurase family protein, translated to MSVYLDHAATTPMVPEAARVLAEQLARTGNPSSLHASGRAARRTVEEARERLAAALGARPSEVVWTSGGTEADNLAVKGMFWSRRSQDPRRRRLLVSAVEHHAVLDPAFWMAEHAGAELVLLPVDADGVLQVDALREELERHGEQAALISVMWANNEMGALQPLGDVVELARRYGVPVHADAVQAAGQVPVDFGASGLDAMTVTGHKVGGPGGVGALLARRGLDLTPVLHGGGQERGVRSGTLDAPLIASFSVAVDLAVAEQPAFAARVGALRDALVEGVEALVPDAVLRGPRTTAARLPANAHLTFPGCEGDSLLYLLDSAGIEASTGSACQAGVPRPSHVLLAMGVDEVAARGALRFSLGHPSTTDDVEALLAVLPGVVDRARAAGLATVGSVS
- the mnmA gene encoding tRNA 2-thiouridine(34) synthase MnmA: MRVLAALSGGVDSAVAAARAVDAGHDVVGVHMALSRTREQFRTGSRGCCSIEDAGDARRAADVLGIPYYVWDLSERFEETVVADFVAEYEAGRTPNPCVRCNEHIKFATLLDKAVALGFDAVCTGHYARIETRADGTRELHRAHDPAKDQSYVLAVMGPERLARSMFPLGDVASKEQTRAEAAARGLSVSAKPDSYDICFVADGDTQGFLRARLGSQPGEIVDASGAVLGQHDGAYAFTVGQRKGLSIGRPAPDGRPRYVLSVEPVQNRVVVGSAEDLAVHSVVADRAVWFAGPEAQFACAVQVRAHGAAVPAHATVRDGVVEVVLDSPGDLRGVAPGQSAVLYDGTRVLGQATVTAAQRAAIGAAR
- a CDS encoding uroporphyrinogen decarboxylase/cobalamine-independent methonine synthase family protein — encoded protein: MTGARPGVTGSGPWPGLDVLEAQTVVVGDLVDVPSEVAGLPFTVTLAERGPWSDRVGRTSSLLAELPTELGPHGWKLADRPSRDLARAHAYLREDVDALAVAAHGWDGPLVVPVLGPLTLAASLYLARGDKVVSDAGAVRELAASLAAGFAEHLATIRRSVPGAQPTVLLHEPLLAQVMAGVLPSFSGYSALRSVPGPVAAERIREVAAGIRSVEGARVVVHGGTAWTSLGAIRAAGVDGFALAVPALDERSWEKVAEAVEGGLAFWPELAPQASSQCAGPDVVGQADTLTRPWRSVGLPMTSLRDVVLVAGPVAGSSPDDARGVLAGLVRAARIVAERAEA
- the ligA gene encoding NAD-dependent DNA ligase LigA, yielding MTVSNQIDDPAAAHEIPADARHRWAELAALIEADQFAYYIRDAPVSSDKEYDERLRELQALEDEHPGLRTPDSPTQRVGGTFSTEFAPVQHVERMLSLDNAFSDEDLATWVGRVHRDLESDATIHYLCELKIDGLAVALLYEKGRLVRAATRGDGRTGEDVTLNVRTISTIPDVLAGDPATHPERIEIRGEVFLPVTAFAELNAAQVEAGKSPFANPRNAAAGSLRQKDPRITASRDLRMYAHGIGALVWGAGRGTGIERQSQVYDLLAGWGVPVSGHTRVVDGLDGVREMIAYYGEHRHDVEHEIDGIVTKVDEIALQRRLGSTSRAPRWAIAYKYPPEEVNTKLLDIRVNVGRTGRVTPYGVMEPVFVSGSTVEMATLHNASEVARKGVLIGDTVVLRKAGDVIPEIVGPVVDLRDGTERAFVMPTECPSCGTPLAPAKEGDVDIRCPNQRSCPSQLRERLFHVASRGAFDIEALGWEAASALLAAGVVTDEGDLFALDADALRNVPLFTLSARSKVAGVVREAGDLNATGVALLGNLEKAKEAALWRVIVALSIRHVGPTAARALAQHFASIPAIAVATEEEIGAAEGVGPTIAGAVRAWFDQPGEDDKWHAAIVEKWAAAGVRMSEERDESAPRTLEGLTVVVTGGLERFSRDGAKEAILARGGKSAGSVSKKTDYVVVGENAGSKEAKARELGLPILDEAGFERLLAEGPAAFGGPVPDGEAPADDSA